From Halorussus lipolyticus:
CGTCTTCGGCGTTGACCTGTCGGTGCCCGCCGGCCAGACGCAGGGCCGGTTCATCTCTCATCCTCGCGGGAACCTCGAAGTGAACAAGACCGACGACCTCCACGAGGCCATCTTGGTCGCGGTGCCGCCGTGGGACGAGGCGTCGCTGGCGGCGTTCGACCGGTCGGGCCGGCGTCAGCCCTTGGACATCGTGGACGCCGAGCCGCCCGCCGAATCGCTGGCGTAGTCCCTTGTGACGTCACTCCGGCGCTGGCGACGCTACTCCAAGTAGCCGAGTTCCTGCAGTTGGCCCGTAATCTCCTCGAACTCGGCTTCGGTGAGTTCGCCCTCCTTCTGGTGCTGGATGACGATGCTCCGGAGCAGGAACCGCACGAGGTCGCTCGTGCTGGAGAAACTGGTCCCCTCGATTGTGTCGTCCACGCGGTCGGCGAGGTCCTTCGGAATCGAGACGGTGGTGTACTCGGTCATGCCAGCAACTGGGGCGGCGCGCGGGATAGATGTTGTCCTCCGCGAGGCGGGTTGTCCTCCGCGAGGCGGGTCCTCGCTTACGCTCGCTCCTCTCGCTCGAAGACGAGCGCGTAGTGGTACGGCGGGAGGTCCACCTCGCGCTTCGGCGTGAACGCTCCCACGTCGAGGACGGCCGATTCGGTCTC
This genomic window contains:
- a CDS encoding ribbon-helix-helix domain-containing protein; the protein is MTEYTTVSIPKDLADRVDDTIEGTSFSSTSDLVRFLLRSIVIQHQKEGELTEAEFEEITGQLQELGYLE